A genomic segment from Stenotrophomonas maltophilia encodes:
- a CDS encoding DUF418 domain-containing protein: protein MTHRPPRQPLLDALRGFALLGVFLVNLRFFSLDALMTEAAQQALPSAALDHTIRTGMEWLVDMKAITLFSLLFGMGVAMQMDGNAQGSMAAHLRRMGVLLVIGLLHSILLWWGDILLVYALVGLLLPLFRHLGDRALLFSGVFIALLLPPLLSPWIREWVALLTPRAPMNAMALDALAHGTLAQAWWHNLQLAAWLKLSNWALLFFVLGRFLLGYWAGRRGLLLQPQAHLPLLRSIAIGSLLLTAVFLWIDAQADALKQASPALRAGVPGYLLRVSYRVAPLALGIAAAAIFTLLYLRPWAERMLRVFVPAGRMALSNYLLQSAICVPLFAGFGLGIGPQHGLWPVLLVAAVVFPLQLWASAWWLRGHRFGPVEWLWRSASEGQWLPLRR, encoded by the coding sequence CTCGATGCGTTGATGACCGAGGCCGCGCAGCAGGCGCTGCCCAGCGCGGCACTCGACCACACCATCCGTACCGGCATGGAATGGCTGGTGGACATGAAGGCGATCACCCTGTTCTCGCTGCTGTTCGGCATGGGCGTGGCGATGCAGATGGATGGCAATGCGCAGGGCAGCATGGCTGCGCACCTGCGCCGCATGGGCGTGCTGCTGGTGATCGGCCTGCTGCATTCGATACTGCTGTGGTGGGGTGACATCCTGCTGGTGTATGCGCTGGTGGGCCTGCTGCTGCCGTTGTTCCGTCACCTGGGTGATCGCGCACTGCTGTTCAGCGGGGTGTTCATTGCCCTGTTGCTGCCACCGCTGCTGTCGCCGTGGATCCGCGAATGGGTCGCCCTGCTCACACCGCGCGCGCCGATGAACGCCATGGCGCTCGATGCTCTGGCGCACGGCACGCTGGCGCAGGCGTGGTGGCACAACCTGCAGCTGGCCGCATGGCTGAAGCTGAGCAACTGGGCGCTGCTGTTCTTCGTGCTCGGCCGCTTCCTGCTGGGCTACTGGGCCGGCCGTCGCGGGCTGCTGCTGCAGCCGCAGGCGCATCTGCCGCTGCTGCGCTCGATCGCCATCGGCAGCCTGCTGCTGACGGCGGTGTTCCTGTGGATCGATGCCCAGGCCGATGCGCTCAAACAGGCATCGCCGGCGCTGCGGGCGGGCGTGCCCGGCTACCTGCTGCGCGTGTCCTATCGCGTTGCGCCGCTGGCACTGGGCATTGCTGCGGCGGCGATCTTCACCCTGCTCTATCTGCGCCCGTGGGCCGAGCGCATGCTGCGCGTGTTCGTGCCAGCCGGGCGCATGGCACTGAGCAACTACCTGCTGCAAAGCGCGATCTGCGTGCCGCTGTTTGCCGGCTTCGGGCTGGGTATCGGCCCGCAGCACGGGCTGTGGCCAGTGCTGCTGGTGGCGGCGGTGGTGTTCCCGCTGCAACTGTGGGCGAGCGCGTGGTGGCTGCGTGGCCATCGCTTCGGGCCGGTCGAATGGCTGTGGCGCAGCGCCAGCGAAGGGCAATGGCTGCCGCTGCGGCGCTAG
- the dinG gene encoding ATP-dependent DNA helicase DinG translates to MTETVAAPRTLDDTLKDAIRKAYTTLQANTPGFSTRRSQSQMIGVVSRALSKSGGVGVVEAPTGVGKSLGYLTAGVPIALASKKKLVISTGTVALQSQLVERDIPNFLKATGLEATVALAKGRTRYLCTRNAAEAQGEGSQGGMFEDDAPLFDRPLAPIEMDIAKRLTDAFTGGSWDGDIDNAPETISPGLRSRITTPASGCAGRRCAYSAQCAVLRSRNTVRDAQIVVTNHALLLSALSIGDSDNGQPLIAPPSDMLLVLDEGHHIGNVAIDQGAASLALDEMAKRTGRLQILIAGAYRAVDKDRLGNLLPNEAIEVASNVAKQLRAFRDHVERVWMPAPADEEPMWRAANGRLPEAWREPIEALADDTRSLYNWAHAATAQVAKGKPDDAARERLQRNLGMALEMIEQQYNLWQAWRREDKDGAPPMARWVTATRDGDLVLHGSPVSAAHVLRKLLWDEVDSVVMTSATLTGGGDFQSLAIDNGIPEEAEMVSLSSPFDLPNQAELIVPKFPVTPDDREGHPREVARYLDTELDWAKGSMVLFTSRWKMEKVAGLMSAARRKQVLVQGEMSKTRLIDEHLRRVAAGEGSVLFGLNSFGEGLDLPGEACTTVVITQVPFAVPTDPQTATLSEWFEGRGLNAFNLIAIPHALRTLTQFAGRLIRTSTDTGRVVILDSRLLTRRYGKRIIDALPPFKRVIG, encoded by the coding sequence GTGACCGAAACCGTCGCCGCTCCGCGCACGCTCGATGACACCTTGAAGGATGCAATCCGCAAGGCGTACACGACGCTGCAGGCCAATACGCCCGGATTTTCCACCCGCCGCTCGCAGAGCCAGATGATCGGCGTGGTGTCGCGCGCGCTGTCGAAAAGTGGCGGCGTCGGCGTGGTCGAGGCGCCCACCGGCGTCGGTAAGAGCCTGGGCTATCTCACCGCAGGCGTACCCATTGCGCTGGCCAGCAAGAAGAAGCTGGTGATCAGTACCGGTACCGTGGCGCTGCAGTCGCAGCTGGTCGAGCGCGATATCCCGAACTTCCTCAAGGCCACCGGCCTGGAAGCAACCGTCGCGCTGGCCAAGGGCCGTACCCGCTACCTGTGCACGCGCAATGCCGCCGAAGCGCAGGGCGAGGGCTCGCAGGGCGGCATGTTCGAGGATGACGCGCCACTGTTCGACCGGCCGCTGGCGCCGATCGAGATGGACATCGCCAAGCGCCTGACTGACGCCTTCACCGGCGGCAGCTGGGACGGCGATATCGACAACGCACCGGAGACCATCAGCCCCGGCCTGCGCAGCCGCATCACCACGCCGGCTTCGGGCTGCGCCGGGCGCCGCTGCGCCTATTCGGCGCAGTGCGCGGTGCTGCGCTCACGCAACACCGTGCGCGATGCGCAGATCGTGGTCACCAACCACGCGCTGCTGCTGTCGGCGCTGTCGATCGGCGACAGCGACAACGGCCAGCCGTTGATCGCGCCGCCGTCGGACATGCTGCTGGTGCTGGACGAAGGCCATCACATCGGCAACGTGGCGATCGACCAGGGTGCGGCCAGCCTGGCGCTGGACGAGATGGCCAAGCGCACCGGCCGCCTGCAGATCCTGATTGCCGGTGCCTACCGCGCGGTCGACAAGGATCGGCTGGGCAACCTGCTGCCGAACGAAGCGATCGAGGTCGCCAGCAACGTGGCCAAGCAGCTGCGTGCGTTCCGTGACCACGTCGAGCGGGTGTGGATGCCGGCGCCGGCGGACGAAGAGCCGATGTGGCGCGCGGCCAACGGGCGCCTGCCCGAGGCCTGGCGCGAGCCGATCGAGGCGCTGGCTGACGATACCCGCAGCCTCTACAACTGGGCGCACGCCGCCACCGCACAGGTAGCCAAGGGCAAGCCGGACGATGCCGCGCGCGAGCGCCTGCAGCGCAACCTGGGCATGGCGCTGGAGATGATCGAGCAGCAGTACAACCTGTGGCAGGCCTGGCGCCGCGAGGACAAGGACGGCGCGCCGCCGATGGCACGCTGGGTCACCGCCACCCGCGACGGCGACCTGGTGCTGCACGGCTCGCCGGTGTCGGCCGCGCACGTGCTGCGCAAGCTGCTGTGGGATGAAGTGGACTCGGTGGTGATGACCTCGGCGACGCTGACCGGCGGTGGCGACTTCCAGTCGCTGGCGATCGACAACGGTATTCCGGAAGAGGCCGAGATGGTTTCGCTGTCTTCGCCGTTCGACCTGCCCAACCAGGCCGAGCTGATCGTGCCGAAGTTCCCGGTCACGCCGGACGACCGCGAGGGCCACCCGCGTGAAGTGGCGCGCTATCTGGACACCGAACTGGACTGGGCCAAGGGTTCGATGGTGTTGTTCACCTCGCGCTGGAAGATGGAGAAGGTGGCCGGGCTGATGTCGGCCGCGCGCCGCAAGCAGGTGCTGGTGCAGGGCGAGATGTCCAAGACCCGCCTGATCGACGAGCACCTGCGGCGTGTGGCGGCAGGCGAGGGCTCGGTGCTGTTCGGCCTGAACTCGTTCGGCGAGGGCCTCGACCTGCCCGGCGAGGCCTGCACCACCGTGGTGATCACCCAGGTGCCGTTCGCGGTGCCGACCGACCCGCAGACCGCCACCCTCAGCGAGTGGTTCGAGGGGCGCGGGCTCAATGCCTTCAACCTGATCGCCATTCCGCATGCGCTGCGCACGTTGACCCAGTTTGCCGGCCGCCTGATCCGTACCTCCACCGACACCGGCCGCGTGGTCATTCTCGATTCGCGGCTGCTGACCCGCCGCTACGGCAAGCGCATCATCGACGCGCTGCCGCCGTTCAAGCGCGTGATCGGCTGA
- the aroE gene encoding shikimate dehydrogenase yields the protein MTDRYAVFGHPVAHSKSPQIHATFGRQEGIAIDYRAIDLAPDAFLAGLEAFAAEGGVGANVTLPHKETAFSVCTTLTARARRAGSVNTLLRKGDRWHGDTTDGIGLVRDLTDRHGLDLRGRRVLMIGAGGSARSVAPALLDAGITELVVVNRTPERADELIDAMGEPGRAISRYWEDLRDLGDFELIVNATSAGRDRDVEFKLPLSLVNSMTTAVDLNYGEAAIAFLAWARAAQCRNTVDGLGMLVEQAAESFLQWHGVRPQTGEVYQSLRQGSAVLAGED from the coding sequence ATGACCGACCGTTACGCCGTCTTCGGACACCCCGTTGCCCACTCGAAGTCGCCGCAGATCCATGCGACGTTCGGTCGCCAGGAAGGCATCGCCATCGACTACCGCGCGATCGACCTGGCCCCGGATGCGTTCCTGGCCGGCCTGGAGGCCTTCGCTGCCGAAGGCGGTGTCGGTGCCAACGTCACCCTGCCGCACAAGGAAACCGCGTTCTCGGTGTGCACCACGCTGACCGCACGGGCGCGCCGCGCCGGCTCGGTCAACACGCTGCTGCGCAAGGGCGACCGCTGGCACGGTGACACCACCGATGGCATCGGCCTGGTGCGCGACCTGACCGACCGCCACGGCCTGGACCTGCGTGGCCGTCGCGTGCTGATGATCGGTGCCGGTGGCTCGGCGCGCAGTGTCGCCCCGGCGCTGCTCGATGCCGGCATCACCGAACTGGTGGTGGTCAACCGCACGCCGGAACGTGCCGACGAACTGATCGATGCCATGGGTGAACCGGGCCGCGCGATCAGCCGCTACTGGGAAGACCTGCGCGACCTGGGCGACTTCGAGCTGATCGTCAACGCCACCTCCGCCGGCCGTGACCGCGACGTCGAGTTCAAGCTGCCGCTGTCGCTGGTCAATTCGATGACCACCGCCGTCGACCTGAACTACGGCGAGGCAGCCATCGCCTTCCTGGCCTGGGCCCGTGCGGCGCAGTGCCGCAATACCGTCGACGGCCTGGGCATGCTGGTCGAGCAGGCCGCCGAGAGCTTCCTGCAGTGGCACGGCGTGCGCCCGCAGACCGGCGAGGTCTACCAGTCGCTGCGGCAGGGTTCGGCGGTGCTGGCAGGCGAGGACTGA
- a CDS encoding TolB family protein produces MMRITPPLLVLAASLLSAPVAMALNEYGIEGMGVVSTRADEGRATISADGQRIVFARRGEAGWGLWQARVIDGRWQQAQALPVGVAGEARDPYFSRDGRWLLFAAGREGALALYRAALAADGQLGHAQALAGDGGRREERGPALSADGKQLMFARQQGRGAGWDLFVATLDAQGLRGPASALSALNSADDETDGDWLGHDGAVVFSRGSGSTAQVWSSDCAWSGVALQPLGLSFNQAGGWTGAPVIDNAKPGEMVVASSAAKAPRAGGVDVYRLAVPKVAAVAGCVPSAR; encoded by the coding sequence ATGATGCGCATCACCCCGCCCCTGCTGGTGCTCGCCGCCAGTCTACTCTCTGCCCCCGTGGCGATGGCGTTGAACGAGTACGGCATCGAAGGCATGGGCGTGGTCTCGACCCGCGCCGACGAGGGTCGCGCCACGATCAGCGCCGATGGCCAGCGCATCGTCTTCGCCCGCCGTGGCGAGGCCGGCTGGGGCCTGTGGCAGGCACGCGTGATCGATGGCCGCTGGCAGCAGGCACAGGCGCTGCCGGTGGGCGTGGCTGGCGAGGCCCGCGATCCCTACTTCAGCCGTGACGGCCGCTGGCTGCTGTTCGCGGCCGGCCGCGAGGGCGCGCTGGCGCTGTACCGCGCCGCATTGGCCGCCGACGGCCAGCTGGGCCATGCGCAGGCGCTGGCCGGTGATGGCGGTCGCCGGGAAGAGCGCGGGCCGGCCCTGAGCGCGGATGGCAAGCAGCTGATGTTTGCCCGCCAGCAGGGCCGTGGCGCCGGCTGGGACCTGTTCGTGGCGACGCTGGATGCGCAGGGCCTGCGCGGCCCGGCCAGCGCACTGAGCGCGTTGAACAGCGCCGACGACGAGACCGACGGTGACTGGCTGGGCCATGACGGCGCCGTGGTGTTCAGCCGCGGCAGCGGCAGTACCGCGCAGGTCTGGAGCAGCGATTGTGCGTGGAGCGGCGTGGCGCTGCAGCCGCTGGGACTGTCGTTCAACCAGGCCGGCGGCTGGACCGGCGCGCCGGTGATCGACAACGCCAAGCCGGGCGAGATGGTGGTCGCCAGCAGCGCGGCGAAGGCACCACGTGCCGGCGGCGTGGATGTGTACCGGTTGGCGGTGCCGAAGGTGGCGGCGGTGGCTGGGTGCGTGCCGAGCGCTCGGTAG
- a CDS encoding SHOCT domain-containing protein — MGPELGWMQWLIWGIGTLVFGAIIVGVFIAAWRAGKRPPEQLSAARHVAREQALPDNVQAELAALNQRKDNGQLSEVEYEQLRAKVLSR; from the coding sequence ATGGGACCCGAACTGGGATGGATGCAATGGTTGATCTGGGGCATCGGTACGCTGGTGTTCGGCGCCATCATCGTCGGTGTCTTCATCGCCGCCTGGCGGGCCGGCAAGCGCCCGCCGGAGCAGCTCTCCGCTGCTCGCCACGTGGCCCGTGAGCAGGCCCTGCCGGACAACGTGCAGGCCGAGCTGGCCGCGTTGAACCAGCGCAAGGACAACGGCCAGCTGAGCGAAGTGGAGTACGAGCAGTTGCGCGCCAAGGTGTTGTCGCGCTGA
- the hemB gene encoding porphobilinogen synthase: MSHPLYRPRRMRHDEFSRRLMRENTLTTDDLIYPVFVHELAGRTAVPSMPGVERLSIEELLKVAEEALELGIPVIDLFPVIDPSLKSLDASAAWAEDGLAQRAIRALKSRFPELGVMTDVALDPYTTHGQDGIIDDKGYVLNDITVEALVKQSVSHAEAGVDIVSPSDMMDGRIGAIRRALDADNHINVRIMAYSAKYASAFYGPFRDAVGSAASLGKADKKTYQMDPANGDEALREIALDLEEGADMVMVKPGMPYLDLVRRVKETFGVPTFAYQVSGEYAMMKAAFANGWLDERACVLESLLGFKRAGADGVLTYFAPQVARWLRER, from the coding sequence ATGTCCCATCCGCTTTACCGCCCGCGCCGCATGCGCCACGACGAGTTCTCGCGCCGCCTGATGCGCGAGAACACGCTGACCACCGACGACCTGATCTACCCGGTGTTCGTGCACGAACTGGCTGGCCGCACCGCAGTGCCGTCGATGCCGGGCGTGGAGCGGCTGTCGATCGAAGAGTTGCTGAAGGTGGCCGAAGAGGCGCTGGAGCTGGGCATTCCGGTGATCGACCTGTTCCCGGTGATCGACCCGTCGCTGAAGTCGCTGGATGCATCGGCGGCGTGGGCCGAGGACGGCCTGGCGCAGCGCGCGATCCGCGCGCTGAAGTCGCGCTTCCCGGAACTGGGGGTGATGACCGACGTGGCGCTGGACCCGTACACCACCCACGGCCAGGACGGCATCATCGACGACAAGGGCTATGTGCTGAACGACATCACTGTCGAGGCGCTGGTCAAGCAGTCGGTGTCGCACGCCGAGGCCGGTGTGGACATCGTCTCGCCGTCGGACATGATGGACGGCCGCATCGGCGCGATCCGCCGTGCGCTGGATGCCGACAACCACATCAACGTGCGCATCATGGCCTACTCGGCCAAGTACGCTTCGGCGTTCTATGGTCCGTTCCGTGATGCGGTGGGCAGCGCGGCCAGCCTCGGCAAGGCCGACAAGAAGACCTACCAGATGGACCCGGCCAACGGCGACGAGGCCCTGCGCGAGATCGCGCTGGACCTGGAAGAGGGCGCCGACATGGTGATGGTCAAGCCGGGCATGCCGTACCTGGACCTGGTGCGCCGGGTGAAGGAGACGTTCGGCGTGCCGACCTTCGCTTACCAGGTCAGTGGCGAGTACGCGATGATGAAGGCCGCCTTCGCCAATGGCTGGCTGGACGAACGCGCCTGCGTGCTGGAGTCGCTGCTGGGCTTCAAGCGTGCCGGTGCCGACGGTGTGCTGACCTATTTCGCGCCGCAGGTGGCGCGATGGCTGCGCGAGCGCTGA
- a CDS encoding bestrophin family protein: MIIRPRPHGWQLLYILRGSIVKAIAPKVLAILILSIAVAAVVELAPPTGIERVSVTPFTLLGLVLSIFLSFRNSACYDRWWEGRKLWGQLVYESRSLARQVNLLLADDAGRRRRIAYLTTAFAHALAGRLRGRIVALMALPWLDKRQREQLGQRENVPDALLSMIAAELAQALRAGELDPILYTQLEERLHAMSSIQAGCERILTTPLPFAYTLLLHRCAWMFCVLLPFGLASSLGWGTPVLSAVLAYAFFGLDQLGEEMEDPFGLEPNDLPLDALVRTIEIDQLDALGERPLPEPLLPQGYLLQ, from the coding sequence ATGATCATCCGACCCCGTCCCCACGGCTGGCAACTGCTGTACATCCTGCGCGGCTCGATCGTCAAAGCGATCGCGCCCAAGGTGCTGGCCATCCTGATCCTGTCCATCGCGGTGGCCGCGGTGGTGGAACTGGCGCCGCCGACCGGCATCGAACGCGTGTCGGTCACGCCGTTCACCCTGCTTGGCCTGGTCCTGTCGATCTTCCTCAGCTTCCGCAACAGCGCCTGCTATGACCGCTGGTGGGAAGGCCGCAAGCTGTGGGGCCAGCTGGTCTATGAATCGCGTTCGCTGGCGCGCCAGGTCAACCTGCTGCTGGCCGATGACGCCGGTCGCCGCCGCCGCATCGCCTACCTCACCACCGCGTTCGCCCATGCCCTGGCCGGGCGCCTGCGCGGGCGCATCGTGGCGTTGATGGCCCTGCCGTGGCTGGACAAGCGCCAGCGCGAACAACTCGGGCAGCGCGAGAACGTACCCGACGCGCTGCTCTCGATGATCGCTGCCGAGCTGGCCCAGGCGCTGCGCGCCGGCGAACTCGATCCGATCCTCTACACCCAGCTGGAGGAGCGCCTGCACGCGATGTCGTCGATCCAGGCCGGCTGCGAGCGCATCCTCACCACGCCGCTGCCGTTCGCCTACACCCTGCTGCTGCATCGCTGCGCGTGGATGTTCTGCGTGCTGCTGCCGTTTGGCCTGGCCAGTTCGCTGGGCTGGGGCACGCCGGTGCTGTCGGCGGTGCTGGCCTACGCCTTCTTCGGCCTGGATCAGCTGGGCGAAGAAATGGAAGACCCGTTCGGCCTGGAGCCGAACGACCTGCCGCTGGACGCGCTGGTGCGCACGATCGAGATCGACCAGCTCGACGCGCTCGGCGAACGCCCATTGCCCGAACCCCTGCTGCCGCAGGGTTACCTGTTGCAATAG
- a CDS encoding DUF885 domain-containing protein translates to MKPIALAVALALTAAPLLSAPPALAAPAAKSATPASPAWVARSNALAQILLDAQGPFQPEETGFFGVPGYDDKVADLGPDNGKRYRAAMAKARDELKAKLATERDPNVRQDLEIMIHAANQNIEGSELNEKYLLPWSDAPQTVFSGLNLLLSDQVPAERRAKALDRLKAYAGLQPGGTAFTTLARQRYEERLKDGSRLQPTKIEVQQSLDNVETYITGIESLLKKYQIAGADEAMKALAGQMKDYASWTRTTVLPKARADARLPAPLYAYQLKQVGIDIDPKLLMQRAQLEFMETRSAMQQLAPLVAKDKGLKVADPSDPVAVIRALKADKIADDHLEGHYRKVIDAIDPLIREHAIVDVPKRAMQMRLGSAAESAASPAPHFLPAPLVNNTGQQGTFVLPLGNPAAGPGAQYDDFNFGAAAWTLSAHEGRPGHELQFTAMVERGVSLARTMFAFNSVNVEGWALYAEAEMVPYEPLDGQMIALQFRLLRAARAMLDPMLNLGLTDRANGERVLMEQVGLSKAMATQELDRYMVRMPGQAGSYFYGYTRILELRMQTELALGAKFDRLAFNNFLLDQGLLPPDQLADAVNKVFVPKYKR, encoded by the coding sequence ATGAAGCCGATCGCGTTGGCCGTTGCCCTGGCCCTGACCGCTGCCCCGTTGCTGTCCGCACCGCCGGCGCTGGCTGCACCTGCCGCCAAGTCCGCTACTCCTGCCAGCCCGGCCTGGGTGGCCCGCAGCAATGCACTGGCGCAGATCCTGCTTGATGCGCAGGGCCCGTTCCAGCCGGAAGAAACCGGCTTCTTCGGCGTGCCCGGCTACGACGACAAGGTGGCCGACCTCGGCCCGGACAACGGCAAGCGCTACCGCGCCGCGATGGCCAAGGCCCGCGACGAACTGAAGGCGAAGCTGGCCACCGAAAGGGATCCCAATGTCCGCCAGGACCTGGAGATCATGATCCACGCCGCCAACCAGAACATCGAAGGCAGCGAGCTCAACGAGAAGTACCTGCTGCCGTGGAGTGACGCGCCGCAGACGGTGTTCAGTGGCCTCAACCTGCTGCTGTCCGACCAGGTGCCGGCCGAGCGCCGGGCCAAGGCACTCGACCGCCTCAAGGCTTACGCCGGCCTGCAGCCGGGCGGCACCGCGTTCACCACGCTGGCCCGCCAGCGCTACGAAGAGCGCTTGAAGGACGGCAGCCGGCTGCAGCCGACGAAGATCGAAGTGCAGCAGTCGCTGGACAACGTCGAGACCTACATCACCGGCATCGAGTCGCTGCTGAAGAAGTACCAGATCGCCGGCGCCGATGAAGCGATGAAGGCTCTGGCCGGGCAGATGAAGGACTACGCCAGCTGGACGCGCACGACCGTGCTGCCGAAGGCGCGTGCCGACGCGCGCCTGCCGGCACCGTTGTACGCCTACCAGCTCAAGCAGGTCGGTATCGATATCGACCCGAAGCTGCTGATGCAGCGCGCGCAGCTGGAGTTCATGGAAACCCGTTCGGCGATGCAGCAACTGGCGCCGCTGGTGGCGAAGGACAAGGGCCTGAAGGTGGCCGACCCGAGCGACCCGGTGGCGGTGATCCGTGCGCTGAAGGCCGACAAGATCGCCGACGACCATCTGGAAGGCCACTACCGCAAGGTGATCGACGCGATCGATCCGCTGATCCGCGAGCATGCCATCGTCGACGTGCCCAAGCGCGCCATGCAGATGCGCCTGGGTTCGGCGGCCGAGAGCGCGGCCAGCCCGGCCCCGCATTTCCTGCCGGCACCGCTGGTCAACAACACCGGGCAGCAGGGCACCTTCGTGCTGCCGCTGGGCAACCCGGCGGCGGGCCCAGGCGCACAGTACGACGATTTCAACTTCGGTGCGGCGGCGTGGACGCTGAGCGCGCATGAAGGCCGCCCCGGTCACGAGCTGCAGTTCACCGCCATGGTCGAGCGCGGCGTGTCGCTGGCACGCACCATGTTCGCGTTCAATTCGGTGAACGTGGAAGGCTGGGCGCTGTATGCCGAAGCCGAGATGGTGCCGTACGAGCCGCTGGACGGGCAGATGATCGCCCTGCAGTTCCGCCTGCTGCGCGCCGCACGCGCGATGCTCGACCCGATGCTCAACCTCGGCCTGACCGACCGTGCCAACGGCGAGCGAGTGCTGATGGAGCAGGTCGGCCTGTCCAAGGCGATGGCCACCCAGGAACTGGACCGCTACATGGTGCGCATGCCGGGCCAGGCCGGCAGCTACTTCTACGGCTACACCCGCATCCTGGAACTGCGCATGCAGACCGAGCTGGCACTGGGTGCGAAGTTTGATCGCCTGGCGTTCAACAACTTCCTGCTCGACCAGGGCCTGCTGCCGCCGGACCAGCTGGCCGATGCGGTGAACAAGGTGTTCGTGCCGAAGTACAAGCGCTGA
- a CDS encoding cytochrome c oxidase assembly factor Coa1 family protein: MTLPPPIPTHGPKPAGWWCRHWRWAMPLAVLLVLAGAGGVVAWSVLRWSEAARESPPMREAMRRAGCSIELVEAFGEPLRTESMPLGSMQTAINGQRDVGLTVALEGPHAHGRLFVKGTRSDDVWDYPVMYVLGENKQTFDLTALDDDEAAQECELQACRERGECPLTAAL, translated from the coding sequence ATGACCCTGCCACCGCCGATTCCCACCCATGGCCCGAAGCCTGCCGGTTGGTGGTGCCGTCACTGGCGCTGGGCGATGCCGCTGGCCGTGCTGCTGGTACTGGCCGGTGCCGGTGGCGTGGTGGCCTGGAGCGTGCTGCGCTGGAGCGAGGCGGCACGCGAGAGCCCGCCGATGCGCGAGGCGATGCGTCGCGCCGGATGCAGCATCGAACTGGTGGAAGCCTTCGGCGAACCGCTGCGTACCGAATCGATGCCGCTGGGCAGCATGCAGACCGCGATCAACGGCCAGCGCGATGTCGGCCTGACCGTGGCCCTGGAAGGACCGCATGCGCACGGCCGGCTGTTCGTGAAGGGCACCCGCAGCGACGACGTGTGGGACTACCCGGTGATGTACGTGCTGGGCGAGAACAAGCAGACCTTCGACCTGACCGCGCTGGATGACGATGAGGCCGCGCAGGAATGCGAGCTGCAGGCCTGCCGCGAACGTGGCGAATGCCCGCTGACCGCGGCGTTGTGA